A DNA window from Drosophila pseudoobscura strain MV-25-SWS-2005 chromosome 2, UCI_Dpse_MV25, whole genome shotgun sequence contains the following coding sequences:
- the LOC6897143 gene encoding glycine, alanine and asparagine-rich protein-like isoform X1, with translation MRAFIVMCLVAVACADKLGYNYQPVGHSNSGLSFAPGSGSIGGGSIGGGSIGGGSIGGGSIGGGSIGGGSIGGGSIGGGLGGLGGIGGGLGGGSIGGGSLGGGSIGGGSLGGLGGLGGQSGDSLSAPVSYNAPAPAAELEKEFFTFSANEQDFDEPQALERVSSSLNKALRVVFIKGPENRGLENAALALAKQAAQQETAIYVLNKQADIGDLANKLNAIRSNNNNKPEVHFVKYRTPEDAANAQRAIQGQYDQLGGSSQSTDGGVAPALNFASSAPAPVAAPAGAGIAQGPFVPSGLPEATAPISSYVPPPAPGSSYLPANILRRLRF, from the exons ATGCGTGCATTCATT GTTATGTGCTTGGTGGCAGTCGCCTGCGCCGATAAGCTCGGCTACAACTACCAGCCCGTGGGACACTCCAACTCCGGCCTGTCCTTCGCTCCTGGTAGCGGAAGCATTGGCGGTGGCAGCATCGGCGGTGGCAGCATCGGCGGTGGCAGcatcggcggcggcagcatTGGCGGTGGCAGCATTGGCGGCGGCAGCATTGGCGGCGGCAGCATTGGAGGTGGACTTGGAGGACTTGGAGGAATTGGAGGTGGTCTCGGAGGTGGCAGCATTGGTGGCGGATCCCTGGGCGGTGGCAGCATCGGTGGTGGCAGCCTCGGTGGTCTGGGCGGCCTTGGTGGCCAGTCCGGCGATTCTCTCAGCGCTCCCGTCTCCTACAACgcccctgccccagctgcCGAGCTTGAGAAGGAGTTCTTCACTTTCAGCGCCAACGAACAGGACTTCGATGAGCCCCAAGCTTTGGAACGCGTCTCTAGCTCTTTGAACAAG GCTCTGCGCGTCGTCTTCATCAAGGGACCCGAGAACCGTGGTCTGGAGAACgctgccctggccctggccaagcAGGCTGCCCAGCAGGAGACCGCCATCTATGTCCTGAACAAGCAGGCCGACATCGGAGATCTGGCCAACAAGCTGAATGCCAtccgcagcaacaacaacaacaagcccGAGGTGCACTTCGTCAAGTACCGCACTCCCGAGGATGCGGCCAACGCCCAGCGCGCCATCCAAGGACAGTACGATCAGCTTGGAGGATCCTCCCAGTCCACCGATGGTGGTGTTGCCCCAGCCCTGAACTTCGCCTCCAGCGCTCCTGCTCCAGTGGCCGCCCCCGCAGGCGCCGGCATCGCCCAGGGCCCGTTCGTGCCCTCTGGCCTGCCCGAGGCCACTGCTCCAATCTCCTCCTATGTGCCCCCACCGGCGCCGGGAAGCAGCTACCTGCCCGCTAACATTCTGCGCCGCCTGCGATTCTAA
- the LOC6897143 gene encoding putative mediator of RNA polymerase II transcription subunit 17 isoform X2, translated as MRAFIVMCLVAVACADKLGYNYQPVGHSNSGLSFAPGSGSIGGGSIGGGSIGGGSIGGGSIGGGSIGGGSIGGGSIGGGLGGLGGIGGGLGGGSIGGGSLGGGSIGGGSLGGLGGLGGQSGDSLSAPVSYNAPAPAAELEKEFFTFSANEQDFDEPQALERVSSSLNKALRVVFIKGPENRGLENAALALAKQAAQQETAIYVLNKQADIGDLANKLNAIRSNNNNKPEVHFVKYRTPEDAANAQRAIQGQYDQLGGSSQAHNGGVAPVLNFASAGPVRQATAQNPDNSYLPSSVFRRV; from the exons ATGCGTGCATTCATT GTTATGTGCTTGGTGGCAGTCGCCTGCGCCGATAAGCTCGGCTACAACTACCAGCCCGTGGGACACTCCAACTCCGGCCTGTCCTTCGCTCCTGGTAGCGGAAGCATTGGCGGTGGCAGCATCGGCGGTGGCAGCATCGGCGGTGGCAGcatcggcggcggcagcatTGGCGGTGGCAGCATTGGCGGCGGCAGCATTGGCGGCGGCAGCATTGGAGGTGGACTTGGAGGACTTGGAGGAATTGGAGGTGGTCTCGGAGGTGGCAGCATTGGTGGCGGATCCCTGGGCGGTGGCAGCATCGGTGGTGGCAGCCTCGGTGGTCTGGGCGGCCTTGGTGGCCAGTCCGGCGATTCTCTCAGCGCTCCCGTCTCCTACAACgcccctgccccagctgcCGAGCTTGAGAAGGAGTTCTTCACTTTCAGCGCCAACGAACAGGACTTCGATGAGCCCCAAGCTTTGGAACGCGTCTCTAGCTCTTTGAACAAGGCTCTGCGCGTCGTCTTCATCAAGGGACCCGAGAACCGTGGTCTGGAGAACgctgccctggccctggccaagcAGGCTGCCCAGCAGGAGACCGCCATCTATGTCCTGAACAAGCAGGCCGATATCGGAGATCTGGCCAACAAGCTGAATGCCAtccgcagcaacaacaacaacaagcccGAGGTGCACTTCGTCAAGTACCGCACTCCCGAGGACGCTGCCAACGCCCAGCGCGCCATCCAGGGTCAGTACGATCAGCTCGGTGGATCTTCCCAGGCTCACAACGGTGGTGTTGCTCCCGTCCTGAACTTCGCCTCGGCGGGACCAGTTCGTCAGGCTACCGCCCAGAACCCCGACAACTCCTACCTGCCCAGCTCCGTCTTCCGTCGCGTCTAA
- the TwdlP gene encoding uncharacterized protein TwdlP: protein MRAFIILCFVAAASAGRLSGYNYGQGTSGGAIGGGIGSGIVGVSKGLGGPVSYNAAPQAGVTKEFYSFYANEADFEDPDAQRKIAASLKKSVRVIFIKGPENRGYENAVLALAKQAAEQRTAIYVLNKQTDINELANKFNAVRQNANQKPEVHFVKYRTPEDAANAQRAIQSQYDNLGGSSQSINGGVAKALNFASRAPAPVRVGQVQAPNSDYLPASIINRLRH from the coding sequence ATGCGTGCATTTATCATCTTATGCTTTGTGGCGGCCGCCAGTGCCGGACGCTTGTCCGGCTACAACTACGGACAGGGAACCAGCGGTGGAGCTATCGGTGGCGGCATTGGCAGTGGCATTGTCGGAGTCAGCAAGGGACTAGGAGGCCCAGTCAGCTATAATGCCGCTCCCCAGGCCGGAGTGACCAAGGAGTTCTACAGCTTCTACGCCAACGAGGCTGACTTTGAGGATCCCGATGCCCAGAGAAAGATCGCCGCCTCTCTGAAGAAGAGCGTGCGCGTCATCTTCATCAAGGGACCCGAGAACCGCGGCTACGAGAACGCTGTCCTCGCCTTGGCCAAGCAGGCTGCCGAGCAGAGGACCGCCATCTATGTCCTGAACAAGCAAACGGACATCAACGAGCTGGCCAACAAGTTCAATGCCGTTCGCCAGAACGCCAACCAGAAGCCCGAGGTGCACTTCGTCAAGTACCGCACTCCCGAGGACGCTGCCAACGCCCAGCGCGCCATCCAGTCGCAGTACGACAACCTGGGTGGATCCTCGCAGTCCATCAACGGAGGAGTCGCCAAAGCCCTGAACTTTGCCTCccgtgctcctgctccagtcCGTGTTGGTCAGGTTCAAGCGCCCAACAGCGACTACCTTCCCGCCTCGATCATCAATCGCCTGCGCCACTGA
- the LOC6897144 gene encoding glycine, alanine and asparagine-rich protein-like — protein MRAFIVLCLVAVACADKLGYNYQPVGHSNSGLSFAPGSGSIGGGSIGGGSIGGGSIGGGLQGLGGGLGGGSIGGGLGGLGGGSLGGGSLGGGSLGGGLIGGDSGLGGLGGLSGDSLNAPVSYNAPAPTAELEKEFFTFSANEQDFDEPQALERVAGSVNKGLRVVFIKGPENRGLENAALALAKQAAQQETAIYVLNKQADIGDLANKLNAIRSNNNNKPEVHFVKYRTPEDAANAQRAIQSQYDQLGGTSSATDGGVAPALNFASAGPVRQATAQSPDNSYLPTSVFRRLRF, from the exons ATGCGCGCATTCATC GTCTTGTGTTTGGTGGCAGTCGCCTGCGCCGATAAGCTCGGCTACAACTACCAGCCCGTGGGACACTCCAACTCCGGCCTGTCTTTCGCtcctggcagcggcagcatcggcggcggcagcatTGGAGGTGGCAGCATCGGCGGTGGCAGCATTGGAGGTGGACTTCAAGGGCTCGGAGGTGGTCTAGGAGGTGGCAGCATCGGAGGTGGACTTGGAGGACTTGGAGGAGGATCCCTCGGAGGAGGATCTCTCGGCGGTGGATCCCTCGGTGGTGGCCTCATTGGTGGCGACTCTGGTCTGGGCGGCCTCGGTGGTCTGTCTGGCGATTCTCTGAACGCACCCGTCTCCTACAACGCCCCTGCCCCTACTGCCGAGCTCGAGAAGGAGTTCTTCACTTTCAGCGCCAACGAACAGGACTTCGATGAGCCCCAGGCTTTGGAGCGCGTTGCCGGTTCAGTCAACAAGGGTCTCCGTGTGGTCTTCATCAAGGGACCCGAGAACCGTGGTCTGGAGAACgctgccctggccctggccaagcAGGCTGCCCAGCAGGAGACCGCCATCTATGTCCTGAACAAGCAGGCCGATATCGGAGATCTGGCCAACAAGCTGAATGCCAtccgcagcaacaacaacaacaagcccGAGGTGCACTTCGTCAAGTACCGCACTCCCGAGGACGCTGCCAACGCCCAGCGCGCCATCCAGTCGCAGTACGATCAGCTCGGTGGCACCTCCTCGGCCACCGATGGTGGTGTTGCCCCAGCCCTGAACTTCGCCTCCGCTGGTCCAGTGCGTCAGGCTACTGCCCAGAGCCCCGACAACTCCTACCTGCCAACTTCGGTCTTCCGTCGTCTGCGTTTCTAA
- the LOC6897145 gene encoding keratin, type I cytoskeletal 13-like, producing MRAFIVMCLIAVACADKLGYNYQPVGHSNSGLSFAPGSGSIGGGSIGGGSIGGGSIGGGSIGGGLQGLGGGLGGGSIGGGLGGLGGGSLGGGSLGGGSLGGGLIGDSGLGGLGGLSGDSLNAPVSYNAPAPTAELEKEFFTFSANEQDFDEPQALERVAGSVNKGLRVVFIKGPENRGLENAALALAKQAAQQETAIYVLNKQADIGDLANKLNAIRSNNNNKPEVHFVKYRTPEDAANAQRAIQSQYDQLGGTSSATDGGVAPALNFASAGPVRQATAQSPDNSYLPSSVFRRLRF from the exons ATGCGTGCCTTTATT GTTATGTGCCTGATCGCAGTCGCTTGCGCCGACAAACTGGGCTACAACTACCAGCCCGTCGGACACTCCAACTCCGGACTTTCCTTTGCtcctggcagcggcagcattgGTGGTGGTAGCATCGGCGGTGGCAGCATCGGCGGTGGCAGcatcggcggcggcagcatcgGAGGTGGACTCCAAGGACTCGGAGGTGGTCTAGGAGGTGGCAGCATCGGAGGTGGACTTGGAGGACTTGGAGGAGGATCCCTCGGAGGAGGATCTCTCGGAGGAGGATCCCTCGGCGGTGGCCTCATTGGCGACTCCGGTCTGGGCGGCCTCGGTGGTCTGTCTGGCGATTCTCTGAACGCACCCGTCTCCTACAACGCCCCTGCCCCTACTGCCGAGCTCGAGAAGGAGTTCTTCACTTTCAGCGCCAACGAACAGGACTTCGATGAGCCCCAGGCTTTGGAGCGCGTTGCCGGTTCAGTCAACAAGGGACTGCGCGTCGTCTTCATCAAGGGACCCGAGAACCGTGGTCTGGAGAACGCTGCCCTGGCACTGGCCAAGCAGGCTGCCCAGCAGGAGACCGCCATCTATGTCCTGAACAAGCAGGCCGATATCGGAGATCTGGCCAACAAGCTGAATGCCAtccgcagcaacaacaacaacaagcccGAGGTGCACTTCGTCAAGTACCGCACTCCCGAGGACGCTGCCAACGCCCAGCGCGCCATTCAGTCGCAGTACGATCAGCTCGGTGGCACCTCCTCGGCTACCGATGGTGGTGTTGCCCCAGCCCTGAACTTCGCCTCCGCTGGTCCAGTGCGTCAGGCTACTGCCCAGAGCCCCGACAACTCCTACCTGCCATCTTCGGTCTTCCGTCGCCTGCGTTTCTAA
- the TwdlO gene encoding uncharacterized protein TwdlO gives MRFLIALCLVGAACAQYNYGAGQYTGSASENVPSYSGGSDSYDAAPSNQRNDYAPSSELNKEYYTFEADENDFEDPLAAQKIAGSVNKGLRVVFIKGPENRGLENAALALAKQAAEQRTAIYVLNKQADIGDLANKLNAVRQNANNKPEVHFVKYRTPEDAANAQRAIQSQYDNLGGSSQSINGGIANAINFASQAPAGPSRQSGGNYSPPGAVSNSYLPANILRRLRVR, from the coding sequence ATGCGTTTCCTCATCGCTCTCTGCCTGGTTGGCGCCGCATGCGCCCAGTACAACTACGGTGCAGGACAGTACACTGGCTCCGCCTCCGAAAATGTTCCCAGCTACTCCGGCGGCTCTGACAGCTACGATGCCGCACCCAGCAACCAGAGGAACGACTACGCGCCCTCCAGCGAGCTGAACAAGGAATACTACACCTTCGAGGCTGATGAGAACGATTTCGAGGATCCTCTTGCCGCCCAGAAGATTGCTGGCTCCGTGAACAAGGGTCTCCGTGTGGTCTTCATCAAGGGACCCGAGAACCGTGGCTTGGAGAACgctgccctggccctggccaagcAGGCTGCCGAGCAGAGGACCGCCATCTATGTCCTGAACAAGCAGGCCGACATCGGAGATCTGGCCAACAAGCTGAATGCCGTACGCCAGAATGCCAACAACAAGCCCGAGGTGCACTTCGTCAAGTACCGGACTCCCGAGGACGCTGCCAACGCCCAGCGCGCCATCCAGAGCCAGTATGACAACCTCGGTGGATCCTCTCAGTCCATCAACGGAGGCATTGCCAACGCCATCAACTTCGCCTCCCAGGCCCCAGCGGGTCCCTCCCGTCAGTCCGGTGGCAACTACTCGCCGCCCGGTGCCGTGAGCAACTCGTACCTGCCCGCCAACATCCTGCGTCGCCTGCGCGTCCGTTAA
- the LOC6897146 gene encoding uncharacterized protein, with the protein MRAFIVLCLVALASADKLGYNYQPVAHSPSGLSFQPSGLASNEAPSFEPSGLASNDAPSFAAGPSAPIDGPVGASSSGSPNYAAPQAELEKEFFTYTADEGDFYDPAASEKVSSALNKALRVVFIKGPENRGLENAALALAKQAAQQETAIYVLNKQADIGDLANKLNAIRSNNNNKPEVHFVKYRTPEDAANAQRAIQGQYDQLGGSSQSTDGGVASSLNFASQPAPAHENIGGSASAPGASYLPANIFRRLRF; encoded by the exons ATGCGTGCTTTCATCGTCCTTTGCCTCGTGGCCCTGGCCAGCGCCGACAAACTGGGCTACAACTACCAGCCCGTGGCTCACTCCCCCTCCGGACTCAGCTTCCAGCCGTCCGGCCTGGCCAGCAATGAGGCGCCCAGCTTTGAA CCATCGGGATTGGCCAGCAACGATGCTCCCAGCTTTGCAGCTGGACCCTCCGCACCGATCGATGGTCCCGTAGGAGCCTCTTCGTCTGGTTCCCCCAACTACGCCGCACCCCAAGCTGAGCTGGAGAAGGAGTTCTTCACCTACACCGCCGACGAGGGTGATTTCTACGATCCAGCAGCCTCCGAGAAGGTGTCTAGCGCCCTGAACAAGGCCCTGCGAGTCGTCTTCATCAAGGGACCCGAGAACCGTGGTCTGGAGAACgctgccctggccctggccaagcAGGCTGCCCAGCAGGAGACCGCCATCTATGTCCTGAACAAGCAGGCTGACATCGGAGATCTGGCCAACAAGTTGAATGCCAtccgcagcaacaacaacaacaagcccGAGGTGCACTTCGTGAAGTACCGCACTCCCGAGGATGCGGCCAACGCCCAGCGCGCCATTCAAGGACAGTACGATCAGCTTGGAGGATCCTCCCAGTCCACCGATGGTGGTGTCGCTTCTTCCCTGAACTTCGCCTCCCAGCCGGCGCCTGCTCATGAAAATATTGGTGGTTCTGCCAGCGCTCCAGGCGCTAGCTACTTGCCTGCCAACATTTTCCGCCGTCTCCGCTTCTAA
- the TwdlN gene encoding glycine, alanine and asparagine-rich protein has translation MRAFIVLCLVAVACADKLGYNYKPVGHSNSGLSFAPGSGSIGGGSIGGGSIGGGLQGLGGSLGGLGGLGGGSNFGSLDSGLGGLGLGSSDLGSSGFGSSGLGSSGLGSSGLGSSGLGSSGLGSSGLGGGFSGPVSYEAPAPSAELNKEFFTFSANEQDFDEPEALERVSSSVNKGLRVVFIKGPENRGLENAALALAKQAAQQETAIYVLNKQADIGDLASKLNAIRSNSNNKPEVHFVKYRTPEDAANAQRAIQSQYDQLGGSSQAHDGGVANALNFASAGPVRQAQAQIPENSYLPSSVLRRLRFRY, from the coding sequence ATGCGCGCCTTCATCGTCCTGTGCCTCGTGGCCGTCGCCTGCGCCGACAAACTCGGCTACAACTACAAGCCCGTGGGCCACTCCAACTCCGGCCTGTCCTTTGCtcctggcagcggcagcattgGTGGTGGTAGCATCGGCGGTGGTAGCATCGGAGGAGGACTCCAAGGACTCGGAGGAAGCCTGGGAGGCCTAGGAGGTCTGGGAGGCGGCAGCAACTTCGGCAGCCTGGACAGCGGTCTGGGCGGACTTGGTCTTGGATCCTCGGATCTGGGATCCTCTGGCTTTGGCAGCTCTGGTCTGGGATCTTCTGGTCTGGGATCTTCCGGTCTGGGATCTTCCGGTTTGGGATCCTCCGGTCTGGGATCTTCCGGTCTTGGTGGTGGCTTCAGTGGTCCCGTCAGCTACGAAGCTCCCGCTCCATCTGCTGAGCTCAACAAGGAATTCTTCACCTTCTCCGCCAACGAACAGGACTTCGATGAGCCCGAGGCTTTGGAACGCGTCTCTAGCTCTGTGAACAAGGGTCTGCGCGTCGTCTTCATCAAGGGACCCGAGAACCGTGGCTTGGAGAACgctgccctggccctggccaagcAGGCTGCCCAGCAGGAGACCGCCATCTATGTCCTGAACAAGCAGGCCGACATCGGAGATCTGGCCAGCAAGCTGAATGCCATCCGCAGCAACTCGAACAACAAGCCCGAGGTGCACTTCGTCAAGTACCGCACTCCCGAGGATGCGGCCAACGCCCAGCGCGCCATCCAGAGCCAGTACGACCAGTTGGGTGGATCCTCTCAGGCCCATGATGGTGGTGTGGCCAACGCCCTGAACTTCGCCTCCGCGGGACCAGTGCgtcaggcccaggcccagatccCTGAGAACTCGTACCTGCCCTCGTCGGTGCTGCGTCGCCTGCGCTTCCGTTACTAG
- the TwdlH gene encoding uncharacterized protein TwdlH has translation MRFLIALCLVAAASADSLGYNYQPSASTGSSSYAPSAAGPSYSQAAAQPSYSQSTGGQSYSPAAAATQEQPTFNAPSESFGSAPEAAPSADAPNYSAPQTELQKEFFTYTADESAFNEPAGSEQVSSSLNKALRVIFIKGPENRGLENAALALAKQAGQQETAIYVLNKQADIGDLANKLNSIRSNNNNKPEVHFVKYRTPEDAANAQQAIQGQYDQLGGASSIQNGGVAPVLNFASQAPARPVAAPSSPENSYLPASVLRRRL, from the exons ATGCGCTTCCTAATT GCCCTTTGccttgtggctgctgccagcGCTGACTCGCTCGGCTACAACTATCAGCCATCCGCCTCCACTGGCTCATCGTCCTATGCTCCCTCTGCTGCCGGACCATCATATAGCCAAGCTGCTGCCCAACCCTCGTACTCCCAATCCACTGGCGGACAATCCTACAGCCCCGCGGCCGCTGCCACCCAGGAACAGCCCACATTCAATGCCCCCTCTGAGTCTTTTGGTAGCGCTCCCGAAGCTGCTCCCTCGGCTGACGCCCCCAACTACTCCGCTCCCCAGACCGAGCTGCAGAAGGAGTTCTTCACGTACACCGCCGATGAGAGCGCCTTCAACGAGCCAGCTGGATCCGAGCAGGTGTCCAGCTCCTTGAACAAGGCTCTGCGCGTGATCTTCATCAAGGGACCCGAGAACCGTGGCCTGGAGAATgctgccctggccctggccaagcAAGCCGGCCAGCAGGAGACCGCCATCTATGTCCTGAACAAGCAGGCTGACATCGGAGACCTGGCCAACAAACTGAACTCCAtccgcagcaacaacaacaacaagcccGAGGTGCACTTCGTCAAGTACCGCACTCCCGAGGATGCGGCCAATGCCCAGCAGGCCATCCAGGGACAGTACGATCAGCTTGGAGGAGCTTCCTCCATCCAGAACGGCGGTGTTGCCCCAGTGCTAAACTTCGCCTCCCAGGCACCCGCTCGTCCAGTGGCCGCTCCCTCCTCGCCGGAGAACTCCTACCTGCCCGCGTCGGTGCTGCGTCGCCGCCTGTAA
- the TwdlR gene encoding WW domain-binding protein 11 codes for MPVALRCDYIMLGIVFFVFLATCSAELGYQYQQNNALLNSYGAAAQDYGSEGTDGDGGYPTLANEHYHDHADFHKHFYAFEAPYDSTEEADLVETKLASLAQKNLQVVFIKAPENKAVVGALNALAKQTTEDKTAIYVLNKQTDSNELASQLSALKAQHKHKPQVHFVKYRTEAEAAQAQLHIQEQYGGTGSPQPAQASSLGYYPEQQPQPDQDQGYYPEPQSPASPPPRPGYLPPSPQSSYLPTPSPSTSYLPTPLPQTSYLPPVPQPSYLPPAPRPQTNYLPPAPQSSYLPPSPPQAGYLPSLPNYASISQGYNAAGAGSGAAGTLGQIDLPPLPEPQQDLGGSYDDLDERSGRSLRTGFRANERRRSGSRMVFPTELSSSNYYRSQQVSKRRRRAHH; via the exons ATGCCTGTTGCTCTTCGCTGTGATTATATCATGTTGGGAATCGTG ttttttgtatttctggCCACCTGCTCGGCAGAGTTGGGGTACCAGTACCAGCAGAACAATGCACTTCTCAACAGTTATGGGGCTGCAGCTCAGGACTATGGAAGCGAAGGAACCGATGGAGATGGTGGTTATCCAACGTTAGCTAATGAACACTACCACGACCATGCCGATTTCCACAAGCATTTTTATGCCTTCGAAGCGCCCTACGACTCCACCGAGGAGGCGGACCTGGTGGAGACCAAATTGGCCTCTCTCGCGCAGAAGAACCTGCAGGTGGTGTTCATCAAGGCCCCGGAAAACAAGGCCGTGGTGGGGGCTCTTAACGCACTGGCCAAGCAAACCACCGAGGATAAGACTGCCATCTATGTGCTGAACAAGCAGACGGATTCGAACGAATTGGCAAGCCAACTGAGCGCCTTGAAGGCGCAGCACAAACACAAGCCCCAAGTTCATTTTGTTAAATACAGGACGGAAGCGGAGGCAGCCCAGGCACAGCTGCACATTCAGGAGCAGTACGGCGGAACGGGTTCCCCTCAGCCCGCACAGGCATCCTCATTGGGCTACTAtccggagcagcagccgcagccggaccaggaccagggctACTATCCAGAGCCCCAATCGCCGGCCTCACCGCCACCACGGCCTGGTTACTTGCCACCATCTCCTCAGTCCAGCTACTTGCCGACACCTTCTCCTTCGACCAGTTACTTGCCGACACCTTTGCCCCAGACGAGCTACTTGCCACCAGTCCCCCAACCAAGCTACTTGCCACCAGCACCTCGTCCGCAAACGAATTACCTGCCACCAGCTCCTCAATCGAGTTACCTTCCCCCATCTCCTCCCCAAGCAGGATATCTGCCGTCCTTGCCCAACTATGCCTCCATTTCTCAGGGCTACAATGCggctggagctggatctgGGGCAGCAGGCACTCTGGGCCAGATCGATTTGCCGCCTCTGCCTGAGCCGCAGCAGGATCTTGGTGGCAGCTACGACGACTTGGATGAACGATCCGGGAGATCGCTTCGCACCGGTTTCCGAGCCAACGAGAGACGGCGCTCGGGCAGTCGCATGGTCTTTCCCACAGAGCTA